A genomic window from Fibrobacterota bacterium includes:
- a CDS encoding SDR family NAD(P)-dependent oxidoreductase, whose amino-acid sequence MKLALITGGSKGLGASLCRQWQERGFQVVEFSRSAPHPFSVQADLADPLAASRAIEAALQAIDPTSVEELVAVHNAGTLDPIGPVYRQDSEAIVSHLATNLTSGILFLSQVVACFQDRSCPKTLASISSGAALRPFQGWSLYCAAKAGLDHFVRTLAAEQKSQPHPFAAINIDPGVIDTSMQERIRQSDASDFPDVDRFIQRKEKGQLVPPDQVARSVLKILSRSDLVGGERYQTSEHP is encoded by the coding sequence GTGAAACTGGCGCTGATCACCGGCGGATCCAAGGGGCTTGGCGCCTCGCTTTGCCGGCAATGGCAGGAGCGAGGATTCCAGGTCGTCGAATTCTCCCGCTCCGCCCCGCATCCATTTTCCGTCCAAGCGGACCTGGCGGATCCATTGGCCGCGTCCCGCGCCATCGAGGCCGCTCTTCAAGCGATCGACCCCACCTCGGTGGAGGAACTTGTGGCCGTGCACAACGCCGGGACGTTGGACCCCATCGGGCCGGTTTACCGACAGGATTCGGAAGCGATCGTCTCCCATCTCGCGACGAATTTGACTTCCGGCATTCTATTTCTCTCGCAGGTTGTCGCGTGTTTTCAAGACAGATCCTGTCCCAAGACTCTCGCGAGCATTTCGTCCGGCGCCGCCTTGCGACCCTTCCAAGGATGGTCGCTCTATTGCGCCGCCAAGGCCGGTCTTGACCACTTCGTCCGGACGCTCGCCGCTGAGCAGAAGAGCCAACCGCATCCATTCGCGGCGATCAACATCGATCCGGGCGTGATCGACACGTCCATGCAGGAGCGCATCCGGCAATCCGATGCGTCCGACTTCCCCGATGTGGATCGCTTCATCCAGCGCAAGGAAAAAGGCCAACTGGTCCCTCCCGACCAAGTCGCTCGTTCCGTGCTCAAGATCCTTTCGCGCTCCGATCTGGTCGGCGGCGAGCGCTACCAGACTTCCGAGCATCCTTGA
- a CDS encoding isochorismatase family protein has translation MPAKTKSVLFTQCLQNDFVAPLGPWDAMPCVLHIGSSEASRLVGADPDDGPVARFLAWAHAAPRESLEIVHVRDLHSKADPEQAEHLAHFGPHCLEGSAGAEFVFPLPADASRYQTVSSTTLNDFLRTDMESVLARILPGATRVGIVGAWTDAKVSFLAYELRTRHPQLEIAVCSALAASSSRERHLLALDHLERVIGVRVFHSIGEFCHFLSPDGRHTEGLERRKSYLGAVDLQIEGPLSDPDRELLAWLCRDAAKVQARTLAGGFSGNAVLAVDSFDVEGRRQCPHVVKIGPRQAIGQERISFETIEPILGNSAPRIADFSDLGERGGIKYRYASMTAGKSKTFQGLWQKGLDAPRTEAILRTVFEEQLGRLYQAASPEPVDLLALWGFDSKWADGVEKTLRGLGHPQPEGVWEILPGLDCLPVVPFYRDTLSRAKGRLREMVPMARVHGDLNGANILIDGNANVWLIDFFHSRRHHVVCDFAKLENDLLHIWTPLQKESDLVELHRLLLALMKVEDLGVALPTAQEAGIPESMVRTWETLTVLRSAMAKPLGVFRDPWQQRIAALRYAVHTLSFDEPDTLQKQGALLHAGLLAEHCREHLEQDRRLRVDWVPLQGATGRMGLTLLPGRRDRGRDLSEDVDRLRELGAKLVVSLVTQEELVEFGVEELSQELARRGIEWIHSPILDQRACGLEQADDLSRRITEACFQGRDVVIHCLGGIGRSGMIAACVEVLAGMDAHEAIAIVRQHRSPRALETRAQSELVHEFARL, from the coding sequence ATGCCCGCAAAGACCAAGTCCGTCTTGTTCACCCAGTGCCTGCAAAACGATTTCGTCGCCCCGCTGGGCCCGTGGGACGCCATGCCCTGCGTGTTGCACATCGGAAGCTCCGAGGCTTCGCGCCTGGTGGGCGCGGACCCCGACGATGGCCCGGTGGCCCGGTTTCTTGCCTGGGCGCACGCCGCGCCGCGCGAGAGCCTGGAGATCGTGCACGTGCGCGACCTCCACAGCAAGGCCGATCCCGAACAGGCCGAACACTTGGCACATTTCGGGCCGCATTGCCTGGAAGGGAGCGCGGGGGCGGAATTTGTCTTCCCGCTCCCCGCCGATGCCAGCCGATACCAAACGGTCTCTTCAACTACCCTCAACGACTTTTTGCGCACCGACATGGAGTCCGTGCTCGCGCGCATCCTCCCCGGAGCCACGCGGGTGGGCATCGTGGGTGCCTGGACGGACGCGAAGGTCTCGTTTCTGGCCTACGAACTGCGCACGCGCCATCCCCAGTTGGAGATCGCCGTCTGTTCGGCTCTGGCGGCCAGTTCCAGCCGCGAACGCCACTTGCTGGCCTTGGACCACCTGGAGCGGGTGATCGGGGTGCGGGTGTTCCACTCGATCGGCGAGTTCTGCCATTTTCTGTCGCCAGATGGGCGGCACACGGAAGGCTTGGAACGTCGCAAGTCCTATCTGGGAGCGGTGGACCTCCAGATCGAGGGCCCCCTTTCCGATCCCGATCGCGAGCTGCTCGCGTGGCTGTGCCGCGACGCCGCCAAGGTGCAGGCGCGCACCTTGGCGGGGGGCTTCAGCGGAAACGCGGTGCTGGCCGTGGACAGCTTCGATGTGGAGGGCCGCCGCCAATGCCCGCACGTGGTGAAGATCGGGCCGCGTCAGGCGATCGGGCAGGAGCGGATCTCGTTCGAAACCATCGAGCCCATCCTGGGGAACTCCGCTCCGCGCATCGCCGATTTTTCGGATCTGGGCGAGCGGGGCGGGATCAAGTACCGCTACGCCTCCATGACCGCCGGCAAGAGCAAGACCTTCCAGGGGCTTTGGCAGAAAGGGCTGGACGCACCGCGCACGGAAGCGATCTTGCGTACCGTCTTCGAAGAGCAATTGGGGCGGCTGTACCAAGCCGCCTCGCCGGAGCCGGTGGACCTGCTGGCCCTTTGGGGCTTCGATTCCAAATGGGCGGATGGCGTGGAAAAGACCCTACGGGGACTGGGGCATCCGCAGCCGGAAGGCGTCTGGGAAATCCTGCCCGGCTTGGACTGTTTGCCGGTGGTGCCGTTCTATCGCGATACGTTGTCCCGCGCCAAGGGGCGGTTGCGCGAAATGGTCCCCATGGCCCGCGTGCATGGCGATCTCAATGGCGCGAACATCCTGATCGATGGCAATGCCAACGTGTGGCTGATCGACTTCTTCCATTCGCGCCGACACCACGTGGTCTGCGATTTCGCCAAGCTGGAAAACGATCTTCTCCACATCTGGACGCCGCTCCAGAAAGAGTCAGATCTTGTCGAGTTGCATCGTTTGCTTCTGGCCCTGATGAAGGTGGAGGATCTGGGTGTGGCCTTGCCAACGGCGCAGGAGGCGGGAATCCCCGAATCCATGGTGCGGACCTGGGAAACCCTGACTGTTTTGCGATCGGCCATGGCCAAGCCCTTGGGCGTGTTCCGCGACCCGTGGCAGCAGCGCATCGCCGCCTTGCGCTACGCGGTGCATACGCTTTCCTTCGACGAGCCCGACACTCTTCAAAAGCAAGGAGCGTTGCTCCACGCGGGGTTGTTGGCCGAACACTGCCGCGAGCATCTGGAGCAGGATCGGCGCTTGCGGGTGGATTGGGTTCCGCTCCAGGGTGCCACGGGCCGGATGGGACTCACCCTCCTGCCGGGGCGACGCGATCGTGGGCGGGATTTGTCGGAAGACGTGGATCGCTTGCGCGAGTTGGGCGCCAAGCTGGTGGTGAGTCTGGTCACGCAGGAGGAACTGGTGGAGTTCGGGGTGGAGGAGCTGTCCCAGGAGCTTGCGCGACGCGGGATCGAGTGGATCCATTCGCCCATTCTGGACCAGCGCGCCTGCGGGTTGGAACAGGCCGACGATCTTTCGCGGCGCATCACGGAAGCCTGCTTCCAAGGCCGGGACGTGGTGATCCATTGTCTGGGTGGCATCGGCCGGTCCGGCATGATCGCCGCTTGCGTGGAGGTGTTGGCGGGCATGGATGCCCACGAGGCGATCGCGATCGTGCGCCAGCACCGCTCGCCCCGGGCCCTGGAGACGCGAGCCCAGTCGGAGCTGGTCCACGAGTTCGCCCGCCTGTAG
- a CDS encoding DUF1266 domain-containing protein has product MTDYQKLAEEMMKQQMAQASEMMALQQQAVAAALRAAGMPDPAESAQAMMAQGMAMRNAMLQNPALQDQLAQQQAAMAAMLGTTATDSDTEEEDEWSSDVAPDLSPSDRFALSLSAILFELNGSSHSWLEGDTPRKPWLRVECEQVLSGSWGVSSIKDLKDTVQWLETEGHGERFESLHNALESVGGDRDAAFEAIAAASGDELDSEACADLRRQLELISTAMDTVPHLLAWDLGRAVALLRWAAGAGLLTPSESWRRIRAIAPRAQEAFGSWHAFADNYLLGLRFWNGDEDMADECLESIRTLLDATNAVSPWNAVAWATPLVANP; this is encoded by the coding sequence ATGACCGATTATCAAAAGCTCGCCGAAGAAATGATGAAGCAGCAGATGGCCCAGGCCTCCGAGATGATGGCCCTCCAGCAACAGGCCGTGGCTGCCGCGCTGCGCGCCGCCGGCATGCCCGATCCCGCCGAGAGCGCCCAGGCGATGATGGCCCAGGGAATGGCCATGCGCAACGCCATGCTCCAGAACCCGGCCCTCCAGGATCAACTCGCGCAGCAGCAAGCCGCGATGGCGGCCATGCTCGGCACGACGGCGACGGATTCTGACACAGAGGAGGAAGATGAATGGTCTTCCGACGTCGCGCCCGATCTTTCCCCGTCCGACCGCTTCGCCCTGTCCCTTTCCGCGATCCTGTTCGAACTGAATGGGTCGTCGCACTCTTGGCTGGAAGGCGACACCCCACGCAAACCCTGGCTTCGCGTGGAATGTGAACAGGTTTTGTCAGGCTCCTGGGGAGTTTCCTCGATCAAGGACCTGAAGGACACCGTGCAGTGGCTGGAAACCGAAGGCCATGGCGAGCGGTTCGAAAGCCTCCACAATGCGCTGGAATCCGTGGGCGGAGATCGCGACGCGGCGTTCGAGGCCATTGCCGCCGCCTCCGGGGACGAACTCGACTCCGAAGCCTGCGCGGATCTGCGACGGCAATTGGAGCTGATCTCCACCGCCATGGACACCGTGCCGCACCTGCTGGCTTGGGACCTGGGCCGAGCCGTCGCGCTCCTGCGCTGGGCCGCCGGGGCCGGATTGCTCACACCGTCGGAATCGTGGCGTCGCATCCGCGCGATCGCTCCCCGCGCGCAAGAAGCCTTCGGTTCGTGGCACGCCTTCGCCGACAACTACCTGCTGGGCTTGCGCTTTTGGAACGGCGACGAGGACATGGCCGACGAATGCCTGGAATCCATCCGAACGCTTCTGGATGCCACCAACGCGGTAAGCCCATGGAACGCCGTGGCGTGGGCCACGCCGTTGGTCGCGAACCCGTGA
- a CDS encoding serine protein kinase RIO codes for MRTPPRLLPLVEDGIIDEVVGQVRSGKEADVFIVRLGEEIRCAKVYKDSSHRSFKQAASYQEGRRVQNSRSSRALSKRTAFGQKEAETNWITAEVQALNALSAAGVRVPKPFGFFDGVLVMELIVDEAGEVAPRLDDVQLSTETALSYHQEMIHQIVLMLCAGIIHGDLSEFNVLVDAKGPVIIDLPQAVNAAGNNNAQRMFARDVDNMARYFGQFAPEILRFQYAKEIWSLYQNGLLTPHVELTGAFEEVTSLIDIGGVMEAILDAQREHEEKLARKAPAALAKEAELEPKKWNPRMDPPPEAKSQPSQGNRFQGQQGNRPQGQQSDFRQKLSGNGGRFQAPAQASRPAQPQRQMPPARTVPPKPVLPPPPPPKPSVVEIKPPPEMKWGRRPGR; via the coding sequence ATGAGAACCCCGCCACGACTTCTGCCGTTGGTGGAAGACGGAATCATCGACGAGGTGGTGGGTCAGGTGCGCAGCGGCAAGGAAGCCGACGTGTTCATCGTGCGGCTGGGCGAAGAGATCCGGTGCGCCAAGGTCTACAAGGACTCGAGCCACCGCAGCTTCAAGCAGGCCGCCTCCTACCAGGAAGGCCGCCGAGTCCAAAACAGCCGAAGCTCCCGTGCCCTGTCCAAGCGCACGGCCTTCGGGCAGAAGGAAGCCGAAACCAATTGGATCACCGCCGAAGTCCAGGCATTGAACGCCTTGAGCGCGGCCGGTGTGCGCGTCCCCAAGCCCTTCGGATTCTTCGATGGCGTGCTGGTGATGGAATTGATCGTGGACGAAGCCGGCGAAGTCGCGCCTCGTCTGGACGATGTGCAACTTTCGACAGAAACTGCCCTGAGCTACCACCAGGAGATGATCCACCAGATCGTGCTCATGCTCTGCGCGGGCATCATCCACGGCGACTTGTCCGAGTTCAACGTGCTGGTGGATGCCAAGGGTCCCGTGATCATCGACCTGCCACAGGCGGTGAACGCGGCGGGGAACAACAACGCCCAGCGCATGTTCGCGCGCGACGTCGACAACATGGCGCGGTACTTTGGCCAGTTCGCCCCCGAAATCTTGAGGTTCCAATACGCCAAGGAGATCTGGTCGCTCTACCAGAACGGCCTCTTGACCCCCCACGTGGAGCTGACCGGCGCCTTCGAGGAGGTCACAAGCCTCATCGACATCGGCGGCGTGATGGAAGCCATCTTGGATGCCCAGCGCGAGCACGAAGAAAAGCTCGCCCGCAAGGCTCCCGCGGCCTTGGCCAAGGAAGCCGAGCTGGAACCGAAGAAGTGGAATCCGCGCATGGATCCGCCACCGGAAGCGAAGAGCCAGCCTTCCCAAGGCAATCGTTTCCAGGGGCAACAGGGAAATCGCCCCCAAGGGCAGCAATCCGACTTCCGTCAGAAATTATCAGGAAACGGTGGTAGGTTCCAGGCCCCGGCACAGGCATCCAGGCCTGCGCAGCCCCAGAGGCAAATGCCCCCGGCCAGGACGGTGCCGCCAAAGCCCGTGCTACCTCCCCCGCCGCCGCCCAAGCCGAGCGTGGTGGAGATCAAGCCGCCTCCGGAAATGAAGTGGGGACGTCGACCGGGGAGGTAG
- a CDS encoding TIGR02147 family protein: MSVHLYEHTDYRAWLKERAEELKGEKPFFSYRFIALKLGINAGLVARVFNGQAHLSLKHLAGIAKLYGLLGAEVEYFEELVHFGRAKTQKDGDRHFARLQAIRGVTFRTVADDQIEYYGAWQHNALRTLLSIQSFKGQNYKRLGAMLVPPLEAQAVKESLELLEKLKLVVRAKDGTYEVPDALVSTGPEWKGALIRRFQREMIRLSAEALEAVPREERDVSSLTLPFSMRLMDIARERLRAFRQEMLALSRECENEDCVLQLNLQLFPVAKLATSTEAES; encoded by the coding sequence GTGTCTGTGCACCTCTACGAACACACCGATTACCGCGCCTGGCTGAAGGAGCGGGCGGAGGAATTGAAAGGCGAAAAACCCTTCTTCTCCTACCGGTTCATCGCCCTCAAGCTGGGCATCAATGCGGGTTTGGTGGCGCGGGTGTTCAATGGCCAGGCTCATCTTTCGCTCAAGCATCTGGCGGGCATCGCCAAGTTGTACGGACTGTTGGGCGCCGAAGTCGAATACTTCGAAGAACTGGTGCACTTTGGTCGCGCCAAAACCCAAAAGGACGGAGATCGCCACTTCGCGCGATTGCAGGCGATCCGCGGTGTCACGTTCCGGACCGTGGCGGACGATCAAATCGAGTACTACGGGGCCTGGCAGCACAACGCGTTGCGCACCCTGCTGTCCATCCAGTCCTTCAAAGGCCAGAACTACAAACGCTTGGGCGCCATGCTCGTGCCTCCGCTGGAGGCCCAAGCGGTCAAGGAATCCCTGGAGCTTCTGGAAAAACTCAAGCTGGTGGTGCGCGCCAAGGATGGCACCTACGAAGTCCCGGATGCGTTGGTGTCCACCGGCCCCGAATGGAAGGGCGCCTTGATCCGGCGCTTCCAACGGGAGATGATCCGCCTTTCGGCGGAAGCCTTGGAGGCGGTGCCGCGCGAGGAACGCGACGTGTCCAGCCTGACTCTCCCGTTTTCGATGCGGCTGATGGACATCGCCCGCGAGCGGCTGCGGGCCTTTCGCCAGGAGATGCTCGCCCTTTCGCGCGAATGCGAAAATGAGGACTGCGTGCTCCAACTCAACCTCCAGCTGTTCCCGGTCGCGAAACTGGCCACTTCCACGGAGGCGGAATCGTGA
- a CDS encoding carboxypeptidase regulatory-like domain-containing protein has protein sequence MKSFLRQAVLAALGVGLCGCGDGANAGRGSAGETTNGIWISGRIAREDGSSASRVQVELADPKSTLVYQRDTTDDSGRYALNAPAAGRYVVRGTGDSVAAVQWVSVGDAPRQQVPPLAIAGPATLVGKLVQCPGDPTKLRVRLPGLGRQASVGPDSVWRVAKVPAGWHLVQVVGSAGENLGEMVASTFAPDPSGIVVAAGKANLMPATARVSTLLDDFETDEGQGRLTKLLDGSWWGRWNDTSANFDSARTWAGTSGLSTANGAWKGKSLHATMRVGAAIASHPNLVRSAGLQLKIGGREDLDLESIWFGLARVDSMVFMAKGSGAIEFRIRSRSRQNPSTMGSFRKSIVLTSDWTRYAIASSDFSADAGLEWKTSQAKDLHWVSTDPLAELWLDDIEITGLWPSDLLGTR, from the coding sequence GTGAAGTCGTTTCTGCGGCAGGCCGTGCTGGCGGCCCTTGGCGTTGGCTTGTGCGGCTGCGGCGACGGAGCCAACGCGGGGCGGGGATCGGCGGGGGAGACCACCAACGGCATCTGGATTTCCGGGCGCATTGCGCGCGAGGATGGATCGAGCGCCTCCCGCGTGCAAGTGGAGCTGGCCGATCCCAAATCCACGCTGGTGTACCAGCGCGACACCACCGACGATTCCGGCAGATACGCATTGAACGCCCCTGCTGCCGGGCGTTACGTGGTGCGCGGCACGGGCGATTCGGTGGCCGCCGTGCAATGGGTGAGCGTGGGCGACGCCCCCCGCCAGCAGGTCCCTCCGCTGGCCATCGCCGGACCGGCGACTCTCGTGGGCAAGCTCGTCCAGTGCCCTGGCGACCCAACCAAGCTGAGGGTCCGGCTTCCCGGCTTGGGGCGCCAGGCTTCGGTGGGGCCGGATTCTGTCTGGCGTGTGGCCAAGGTCCCCGCCGGGTGGCATCTGGTGCAGGTTGTCGGATCGGCGGGAGAAAATCTCGGCGAGATGGTGGCTTCCACCTTCGCCCCGGATCCTTCGGGAATCGTGGTCGCCGCGGGCAAAGCCAACCTGATGCCCGCTACGGCTCGCGTGTCCACCCTCCTGGATGATTTCGAAACCGACGAAGGCCAGGGCCGCCTGACCAAACTGTTGGATGGATCGTGGTGGGGACGCTGGAACGACACGTCGGCAAATTTCGACAGCGCCCGCACCTGGGCGGGGACCAGCGGGCTTTCCACCGCCAACGGCGCCTGGAAAGGCAAGAGCCTGCACGCCACGATGCGCGTGGGCGCGGCCATCGCTTCGCATCCGAATCTGGTCCGTTCGGCGGGATTGCAACTCAAGATCGGCGGCCGGGAAGACCTGGACCTGGAATCGATCTGGTTTGGGCTCGCCCGCGTCGATAGCATGGTCTTCATGGCCAAAGGCTCCGGAGCCATCGAGTTCCGCATCCGCTCGCGGAGCAGACAGAATCCGTCCACAATGGGATCGTTCCGCAAATCCATCGTTCTGACCTCCGACTGGACTCGGTACGCCATCGCATCCTCCGATTTTTCCGCCGACGCCGGGCTGGAGTGGAAGACTTCCCAGGCCAAGGATCTCCATTGGGTGTCCACCGATCCACTCGCCGAGCTGTGGCTGGACGATATCGAGATCACGGGGCTGTGGCCCTCCGATTTGCTGGGAACGCGTTGA
- a CDS encoding CZB domain-containing protein produces the protein MNEQAIRQLDQATLAHALWKIRLSDAAQGKLATFDREAAADCHACAFGKWLDAGADGMASDPEYRMVYDLHQEFHRSVGQFLDSLRAGEKVDLEYPLGPQGTFRDTSSRLAEAFLKWRDRLGQT, from the coding sequence ATGAACGAACAGGCGATCCGGCAATTGGACCAGGCGACCCTGGCCCACGCCCTCTGGAAGATCCGGCTGAGCGACGCAGCCCAAGGCAAACTGGCCACCTTCGACCGCGAGGCCGCTGCCGATTGCCACGCCTGCGCCTTCGGCAAATGGCTGGATGCGGGAGCCGATGGCATGGCCAGCGATCCGGAATACCGGATGGTGTACGATCTGCACCAGGAATTCCACCGATCGGTGGGACAGTTCCTGGACAGCCTCCGGGCGGGCGAGAAGGTGGACCTGGAATACCCGCTGGGCCCCCAAGGCACCTTCCGCGACACCTCCAGCCGCTTGGCGGAGGCGTTCCTGAAATGGCGGGACCGGTTGGGTCAGACTTGA
- a CDS encoding heparinase II/III family protein: MTHPLASCSRNPFVWLWLSIAALGVMATASGAADVLATLRPAHPRLLFTGEDFQRTKTWAGTDSLVAKAYTSLKKKADQTLAKPSLAYTLDATPEQRLLVVSRDALDRISLLSAMYRMEKDARYRDGAFKCLREVAAFPDWHPPHFLDVAEMTLAVALGYDWLHEELPPGLRDTLRQAIARHGLNPGMEAYRRKANFWWTTNTNNWNQVCNGGLALGALAIAEDSADLSRRLLDSALTSIRVSMNASYSPDGGYPEGLGYWEYGTNYAVYLLAGLQSALGNTHGLLESPGFAQTADYRLHMVGPTNLRFNYADQGATNNFVGNLFWFAKTFQRPFYARTERINPGTPNIFALLWYDPTLAALPDTHALARAVRYRNLDVAVFRSSWTDSGAWYVGFKGGDNAASHAHLDLGTFVLEQGGVRWASDLGADNYGVPNYFQERDVQDGAHWRMLRTRTEGHNTLAISSRSQTPLAFANQAIRAKSPLMGFHADTLDSWSVADLTAAYAPLATDPRAVSRVHRGVRLWPGQFLVQDEIESTAPTEVVSNLVTEAAVTLSGKSLTLTRKGRTMRLEIVTPATAVFDTVTCHPPDARTQAQKDAGAYAENPNTGFTKVIVRLPLETTRTTLAVRFLPGGTSPTAPAIQALSEWISSGTARRSRPEQIPPRSTVGRELSTGRSVPLSRPLPEGIHLVRDQRTWRLVAVGQ, encoded by the coding sequence ATGACCCATCCCTTGGCCTCCTGCTCCCGGAACCCCTTTGTCTGGCTTTGGCTTTCCATCGCCGCGCTTGGCGTGATGGCCACAGCCTCCGGAGCCGCAGATGTTCTGGCCACCCTCCGCCCCGCACACCCGCGGCTCTTGTTCACGGGCGAGGACTTCCAGCGCACCAAGACCTGGGCGGGCACGGATTCCCTGGTGGCCAAGGCATACACCTCCCTCAAGAAGAAGGCCGACCAGACCCTGGCCAAGCCCAGCCTCGCCTACACCCTGGACGCCACTCCCGAGCAGCGCCTCTTGGTGGTCAGCCGCGACGCATTGGACCGTATCAGTTTGCTTTCGGCCATGTACCGCATGGAAAAGGATGCGCGATATCGCGACGGCGCGTTCAAATGTCTGCGCGAGGTGGCCGCCTTCCCCGATTGGCATCCGCCGCATTTCCTGGACGTGGCCGAAATGACCCTGGCCGTGGCGTTGGGCTACGACTGGCTCCACGAGGAACTTCCCCCGGGACTGCGCGACACCTTGCGCCAAGCCATCGCCCGGCACGGGCTGAATCCCGGAATGGAGGCCTACCGCCGCAAAGCCAATTTCTGGTGGACCACCAACACCAACAACTGGAACCAGGTCTGCAACGGCGGCCTGGCCCTGGGGGCCCTGGCCATCGCCGAGGATTCGGCCGATCTGTCGCGGCGCCTCCTGGATTCGGCGCTGACCAGCATCCGCGTCTCCATGAACGCGAGTTATTCCCCCGACGGAGGCTATCCGGAAGGCCTGGGGTATTGGGAATACGGCACCAACTACGCGGTGTACCTCCTGGCCGGGCTCCAATCGGCGTTGGGGAACACCCACGGGCTGCTGGAATCCCCCGGCTTCGCGCAAACCGCCGACTACCGACTGCACATGGTGGGCCCCACCAACCTGCGCTTCAACTACGCGGACCAAGGCGCCACCAACAACTTCGTGGGCAACCTGTTCTGGTTTGCCAAGACGTTCCAAAGACCCTTCTACGCCCGCACCGAGCGGATCAATCCCGGCACCCCCAACATCTTCGCGCTGTTGTGGTACGACCCCACCCTGGCCGCTCTCCCCGACACCCATGCGCTGGCGCGGGCGGTGCGCTACCGGAACCTGGACGTGGCGGTGTTCCGCAGCTCATGGACAGATTCCGGCGCCTGGTACGTGGGCTTCAAGGGCGGAGACAACGCGGCCTCCCACGCCCACCTGGACCTGGGAACCTTTGTGCTGGAGCAGGGCGGAGTGCGGTGGGCCTCGGATCTGGGCGCCGACAACTACGGAGTTCCCAATTACTTCCAGGAGCGCGACGTCCAGGACGGCGCCCATTGGCGGATGCTCCGCACCCGCACGGAAGGCCACAACACTTTGGCCATCAGCTCCCGCAGCCAAACCCCGCTGGCCTTCGCCAACCAGGCCATCCGCGCCAAGTCGCCCTTGATGGGCTTCCATGCCGACACCTTGGACTCCTGGTCGGTGGCCGACCTCACCGCCGCCTACGCCCCCCTGGCCACCGATCCGCGCGCGGTCTCCCGGGTCCATCGCGGCGTACGTTTGTGGCCGGGACAATTTCTGGTGCAAGACGAGATCGAATCCACCGCACCGACGGAGGTGGTCTCGAACCTGGTCACGGAAGCCGCGGTGACTTTGTCGGGAAAATCCCTGACCCTGACGCGCAAGGGCAGGACCATGCGACTGGAGATCGTGACCCCGGCCACAGCCGTGTTCGATACCGTGACCTGCCACCCACCGGATGCGCGCACCCAGGCCCAGAAAGACGCCGGCGCCTACGCGGAGAACCCCAACACGGGATTCACCAAGGTGATCGTGCGACTTCCGCTGGAGACCACCCGCACCACCCTGGCGGTGCGCTTTCTCCCGGGTGGCACCTCCCCCACCGCCCCCGCGATCCAAGCGCTTTCCGAATGGATCTCCTCCGGAACCGCGCGCCGATCGCGCCCGGAGCAGATCCCGCCGCGCTCCACCGTTGGACGGGAATTGTCTACCGGAAGATCCGTGCCTCTATCCCGCCCGTTGCCGGAAGGAATCCACCTGGTGCGCGACCAGCGGACCTGGCGTTTGGTGGCCGTAGGCCAGTAG